One window of the Populus nigra chromosome 4, ddPopNigr1.1, whole genome shotgun sequence genome contains the following:
- the LOC133691607 gene encoding cytochrome P450 94A2-like yields the protein MSIVELLASIALVVSLFFYLTKYSNSKASLKSNPNLPKPYPLIGSSVAIYANRNRVIQWTSDVIQSSPTATIVLHRFLDDSRVHTGNPANVQHILKTQFHNYGKGSKFRRILFDFLGNGIFNIDGDSWKFQRQVSSHEFNTKSLRKFVETLVDTELSQRLIPILSSAAANNTVLDLQDILQRFAFDNICNIAFGYDPAYLLPDLPEAEFAKTFDDAAKISSQRLNSVFPYLWKIKRVLNIGSEKRLKEASSQLREFAKNIIKEKKQELSKKSSLESVDLLSRFLSSGHSDEDFVTDIVISFILAGRDTTSAALTWYFWLLSQNQEVEKEVLREIKEKSESPVYEEVKDMVYTHASLCESMRLYPPVPIDSKVAKHDDVLPDGTVVKKGMRVSYHPYAMGRLEVLWGSDWEKFKPERWLESAADGATKNGKWSFVGRDPYTYPVFQAGPRICLGKDMAFLQMKRVVAGILRRFKVVPVAEDGFEPEFVAYLTGKMKGGFPVRFEERADGKNSLDCQHL from the coding sequence ATGTCTATTGTTGAGCTGTTAGCATCAATTGCCCTCGTTGTCTCACTCTTCTTCTATCTCACCAAATACTCCAACTCCAAAGCATCATTAAAATCCAATCCAAATCTCCCAAAACCATACCCCTTAATTGGATCCTCTGTAGCCATCTATGCCAATAGAAACCGAGTCATCCAATGGACATCAGATGTTATCCAAAGCTCCCCCACTGCCACTATTGTTCTCCACCGTTTCTTGGATGACAGCCGTGTCCATACAGGAAACCCAGCAAATGTCCAACATATACTTAAAACCCAGTTTCACAACTATGGGAAAGGCAGCAAATTTCGGCGAATTCTCTTCGATTTTCTTGGAAACGGTATCTTTAACATTGATGGCGATTCTTGGAAGTTTCAAAGGCAAGTTTCCAGCCATGAATTCAACACCAAATCACTGCGTAAATTCGTCGAGACCCTCGTTGATACTGAACTGTCTCAACGCTTGATCCCGATTCTCTCCTCCGCTGCTGCTAACAATACAGTTCTTGATTTGCAAGACATACTTCAAAGATTCGCTTTTgacaacatatgcaatatcgCTTTCGGATACGACCCTGCATACTTGCTGCCTGATCTCCCTGAAGCAGAATTTGCAAAAACTTTCGATGACGCTGCCAAGATAAGCAGCCAGAGGTTAAATTCAGTTTTCCCCTATCTTTGGAAGATTAAAAGGGTCTTGAATATTGGATCAGAGAAACGCCTCAAAGAAGCATCCTCTCAACTACGTGAGTTCgccaaaaatatcatcaaagaaaagaagcaagaaCTCAGCAAAAAATCATCACTCGAATCCGTCGATCTATTATCCAGGTTCTTGAGCTCTGGTCATTCTGATGAAGACTTTGTCACTGATATTGTCATCAGTTTTATACTAGCTGGCCGGGACACGACTTCTGCTGCCTTAACATGGTATTTCTGGCTACTCTCTCAGAACCAAGAAGTGGAGAAGGAAGTACTTAgggaaataaaagagaaatcgGAGAGTCCAGTTTATGAAGAAGTTAAGGACATGGTTTACACACATGCTTCTTTATGTGAGAGCATGAGGCTGTACCCTCCTGTCCCAATAGATAGCAAGGTTGCAAAGCACGACGATGTTTTGCCTGATGGGACTGTGGTTAAGAAGGGTATGAGAGTGTCTTACCATCCCTATGCAATGGGGAGGCTCGAGGTGTTGTGGGGTTCAGATTGGGAAAAGTTCAAGCCAGAGAGATGGCTGGAGAGTGCTGCCGATGGAGCTACTAAGAATGGGAAGTGGAGTTTTGTGGGGAGGGACCCGTATACCTACCCTGTTTTTCAGGCTGGCCCAAGGATTTGTTTGGGTAAGGACATGGCTTTCTTGCAAATGAAGAGGGTGGTGGCTGGAATATTACGGAGGTTTAAGGTTGTACCAGTGGCAGAGGATGGTTTTGAGCCCGAGTTTGTTGCTTATTTGACGGGCAAGATGAAGGGTGGTTTTCCTGTGAGGTTCGAAGAGAGAGCTGACGGTAAGAATTCCCTTGATTGTCAGCACCTTTGA
- the LOC133690747 gene encoding cytochrome P450 94A1-like, with translation MSITELLASISLLLLPIFFYLTKSSKSKASSISYPNAPKSYPLIGSSLAIFANKSRRIQWISDLIQNSPSATVVLHRFFLDDSHILTGNPANVQHMLKTQFHNYEKGSKTRRILFDFLGNGIFNINGDSWKFQRKVSSNEFNAKSLRKFVETVVDAELSQRLIPILSTAAANNAVLDLQDILQRFAFDNICKIAFGYDPAYLLPDLPEAEFAKTFDDAVNISSQRFNSVFPYLWKIKKFLNIGSEKRLKEASSQLRQFAKNIIKEKKQELSKKSSLESVDLLSRFLSSGHSDEDFVTDIVISFILAGRDTTSAALTWYFWLLSQNQEVEKEVLREIKEKSESPVYEEVKDMVYTHASLCESMRLYPPVPIDSKVAKHDDVLPDGTVVKKGSRVCYHPYAMGRLEVLWGSDWEKFKPERWLESAADGANKNGKWSFVGRDPYTYPVFQAGPRICLGKDMAFLQMKRVVAGILRRFKVVPVAEDGFEPVFIADLTSKMKGGFPVRFKERSD, from the coding sequence ATGTCTATTACCGAGCTCTTAGCATCGATTTCCCTTTTACTACTCCCAATCTTCTTCTATCTCACCAAAAGTTCCAAGTCCAAAGCATCATCAATATCATATCCCAATGCCCCGAAATCATACCCACTCATTGGATCTTCTTTAGCCATCTTTGCCAATAAAAGCCGACGCATCCAATGGATATCAGATCTTATCCAAAACTCCCCCTCTGCCACTGTTGTTCTCCACCGTTTCTTCTTGGACGATAGCCATATTCTTACAGGAAACCCAGCAAATGTCCAACACATGCTTAAAACCCAGTTTCACAACTATGAGAAAGGTAGCAAAACTCGTCGGATTCTCTTCGATTTTCTCGGAAACGGTATCTTTAACATTAATGGCGATTCTTGGAAGTTTCAAAGGAAAGTTTCCAGCAATGAATTCAACGCCAAATCACTGCGTAAATTCGTCGAGACCGTTGTCGATGCTGAACTCTCTCAACGCTTGATCCCGATTCTCTCCACTGCTGCTGCTAATAATGCAGTTCTTGATTTGCAAGACATACTTCAAAGATTCGCTTTTGACAACATATGCAAGATCGCTTTCGGCTACGACCCTGCATACTTGCTGCCTGATCTCCCTGAAGCCGAATTTGCAAAAACTTTCGACGACGCTGTCAATATAAGCAGCCAGAGGTTCAATTCAGTGTTCCCCTATCTTTGGAAGATTAAAAAGTTCTTGAATATTGGATCAGAGAAACGCCTCAAAGAAGCATCCTCTCAACTACGTCAGTTCgccaaaaacatcatcaaagaaaagaagcaagaaCTCAGCAAAAAATCATCACTCGAATCAGTCGATCTCTTATCCCGGTTCTTGAGCTCTGGCCATTCTGATGAAGACTTTGTCACTGATATTGTCATCAGTTTTATACTAGCTGGCCGGGACACGACTTCTGCTGCCTTAACATGGTATTTCTGGCTACTCTCTCAGAACCAAGAAGTGGAGAAGGAAGTACTTAgggaaataaaagagaaatcgGAGAGTCCAGTTTATGAAGAAGTTAAGGACATGGTTTACACACATGCTTCTTTGTGTGAGAGCATGAGGCTGTACCCTCCTGTCCCAATAGATAGCAAGGTTGCAAAGCACGACGATGTTTTGCCTGATGGGACTGTGGTTAAGAAGGGTTCGAGAGTGTGTTACCATCCCTACGCAATGGGGAGGCTCGAGGTGTTGTGGGGTTCAGATTGGGAAAAGTTCAAGCCAGAGAGATGGCTGGAGAGTGCTGCCGATGGAGCTAATAAGAATGGGAAGTGGAGTTTTGTGGGGAGGGACCCGTATACCTACCCTGTTTTTCAGGCCGGGCCAAGGATTTGTTTGGGTAAGGACATGGCTTTCTTGCAAATGAAGAGGGTGGTTGCCGGGATCTTACGGAGGTTTAAGGTTGTACCAGTGGCAGAGGATGGTTTTGAGCCCGTGTTTATTGCTGATTTGACGAGCAAGATGAAGGGTGGTTTTCCCGTGAGGTTCAAAGAGAGATCTGATTAA